One Nodosilinea sp. FACHB-141 DNA segment encodes these proteins:
- a CDS encoding YrzE family protein, producing MIEHIGLNLLSGPLAQVVAPGVTTPEEASLIFSGPQFFIALLSGVILAFGFQLLLTNLSVAAGLTYIGQSSSSSSSSSSSGSGDKKIATKFGLWTLITVSLALFFACFLAVKLSLYTSALLGAITGLVVWGTYFCLLFWFSSTTVGSLIGSVVKTATSSFQSLMGAATGAMGAKMASNQLIETAEATAAAVRRELTAGWSGKDIKDTLQEYVTSLASPSLDIEGLEAEFERLLRESDLTSIADRDTLSQLNRDSFEKLVSSRTDLSRKEASRIADRLYGTWSKALGKASGGDSLGELVNYLKSAHPEELLAESLGSRLDEFLGEMRQQRKGKEAKTNPLNQGLTTLMGVVMGRADLSDLDVQKISDRFKQLKNEVTSQVDTVTSEVSGSDRYSVVRADVETYLLNAYPWQLNTQRMQKEFWDVIYDPFADPGLMRQELMNLDQSFFAELLASRGLLTKSEIAEVSRQLEVVRTQALGEVSERYRLEAAKDAQTKVYTFLRQTPREELLSETGASAFSSLLDDPYADADDLQERFSPFTYEALTQTLSTRGDLSEAEIQAVASRLEGVMNNVRANAAGLQSAAKARVENQWMGLQHYLQNTNKAELNPEGIKADIATLLHEPDAGVHRLRQRLAQFDRDTLVQLLNQRQDLSEAEINRTLDQVESTWYKTVNAPGALTAQAKAKYDEATSAIERYLLETGKPELNPEGIKRDLELLVNNPQAGMGAMRDRLSAMDRDTLVQLLSQREDLSEAEANRIIDDVLGTVRDILHMPQRLARRAQAQVVSFETALEDYLRNTDKAALNPDDIKRDLKLLLNDPRLGAERLQARLSRIDRDTVVALLAQRPDMTQAEAEAAVDQVLSVRNQVVSQIRNVQARVTSVVSGIMSRIRNYLDSLGRPELNYYGIRRDLQQLLDDPQAGFESLKVRLGQVDRGTLVALMSSHDAISETDANRIIDQIEDVRNSALSKAEQLEHAVESRLSEIKHQAYQQVEDTRKTAAAASWWIFATATISAIFAAIGGGWAAGT from the coding sequence GTGATTGAGCACATTGGATTAAACCTATTAAGTGGCCCTCTGGCCCAGGTAGTGGCTCCAGGAGTTACCACCCCTGAAGAGGCCTCCCTAATTTTTTCTGGCCCCCAGTTTTTTATCGCCCTACTTTCGGGCGTAATTTTGGCCTTTGGCTTCCAGCTTTTGCTAACCAACCTGTCGGTCGCCGCTGGCCTCACCTACATCGGCCAGTCTTCATCGAGTAGCAGCAGTAGCAGCAGCTCTGGTAGCGGTGACAAAAAAATTGCCACCAAATTTGGCCTTTGGACCTTAATCACGGTTAGTTTGGCCCTCTTTTTTGCCTGCTTTTTAGCCGTTAAGCTCAGCCTTTACACCAGCGCGCTGCTAGGCGCCATCACCGGGTTGGTGGTGTGGGGCACCTACTTTTGCCTGCTGTTTTGGTTCAGCTCAACCACCGTTGGGTCGCTAATTGGGTCGGTGGTTAAGACTGCCACCTCTAGTTTTCAGTCGCTGATGGGGGCTGCTACCGGGGCCATGGGTGCCAAGATGGCTAGCAACCAGCTGATCGAGACCGCCGAAGCCACCGCTGCCGCTGTGCGCCGCGAACTCACTGCCGGTTGGTCAGGTAAAGATATCAAAGACACTCTGCAAGAGTACGTTACTTCTCTCGCCTCCCCTTCTTTAGATATTGAAGGGTTAGAAGCTGAGTTTGAGCGCCTGCTTCGCGAGTCTGATCTGACTTCGATCGCCGATCGCGACACCCTATCTCAGCTCAACCGCGACAGCTTCGAGAAGCTCGTCAGCAGCCGCACCGACCTCTCCCGCAAAGAAGCCAGCCGCATTGCCGATCGCCTCTATGGAACCTGGAGCAAGGCTCTGGGCAAAGCTTCCGGCGGCGACAGCTTGGGTGAACTGGTCAACTACCTCAAGTCAGCCCACCCAGAGGAACTGTTGGCCGAATCGCTGGGCAGCCGCCTAGACGAGTTTCTTGGCGAAATGCGCCAGCAGCGTAAGGGCAAGGAGGCTAAGACTAACCCGCTCAACCAGGGGCTAACCACCTTGATGGGTGTTGTGATGGGTCGAGCCGACCTCTCCGACCTAGACGTGCAAAAAATTAGCGATCGCTTCAAGCAGCTCAAGAACGAGGTCACCAGCCAGGTTGACACGGTTACCAGCGAGGTAAGCGGCAGCGATCGCTACAGTGTGGTTAGAGCCGACGTTGAGACCTACCTACTCAACGCCTACCCATGGCAGCTCAACACCCAGCGCATGCAGAAAGAGTTTTGGGATGTCATTTACGATCCCTTTGCCGACCCCGGTCTGATGCGCCAAGAGCTAATGAACTTGGATCAATCATTCTTCGCCGAGCTTTTGGCTTCGCGGGGGCTGCTAACTAAGAGCGAAATTGCCGAGGTCTCGCGCCAGCTTGAAGTCGTGCGGACTCAAGCCCTGGGCGAAGTTTCTGAGCGCTATCGCCTCGAAGCGGCTAAGGATGCACAGACCAAGGTCTATACGTTCCTGCGTCAAACTCCGCGCGAAGAGCTGCTATCTGAAACGGGTGCCAGCGCCTTTAGCAGCCTACTAGACGATCCCTACGCCGATGCTGATGACCTGCAAGAGCGGTTCTCGCCCTTTACTTATGAGGCTCTTACCCAGACCCTGAGCACCCGTGGCGATCTGAGTGAGGCAGAAATTCAGGCTGTTGCTAGCCGTTTAGAAGGGGTGATGAACAACGTGCGGGCTAATGCCGCCGGGCTGCAATCTGCAGCCAAAGCCCGAGTTGAGAACCAGTGGATGGGGTTACAGCACTACCTGCAAAACACCAACAAAGCTGAGCTTAACCCTGAGGGCATCAAGGCCGACATTGCTACCCTGCTGCACGAACCCGATGCTGGGGTCCATCGCCTGCGTCAGCGCCTGGCCCAGTTCGATCGCGACACCCTGGTGCAATTGCTCAACCAGCGTCAAGATCTCTCTGAGGCTGAGATCAACCGCACCCTCGACCAGGTTGAATCGACCTGGTACAAGACGGTTAATGCGCCGGGCGCACTAACGGCCCAGGCCAAGGCTAAGTACGACGAAGCCACCAGTGCCATCGAGCGCTATCTGCTCGAAACTGGCAAGCCCGAGCTTAACCCCGAGGGCATTAAGCGCGACTTAGAGCTACTGGTGAACAATCCTCAGGCGGGGATGGGGGCCATGCGCGATCGCCTGTCGGCCATGGACCGCGACACCCTGGTGCAGTTGCTCAGCCAGCGTGAAGACCTCAGCGAGGCAGAAGCCAATCGCATTATTGACGATGTGCTGGGTACCGTTCGCGATATTCTGCACATGCCTCAGCGGCTGGCTCGTCGGGCCCAGGCCCAGGTTGTCTCTTTCGAGACGGCTTTGGAAGACTACCTGCGCAACACCGATAAAGCAGCGCTGAATCCTGACGACATTAAGCGCGATCTTAAGCTGCTGCTCAACGATCCCCGCCTAGGGGCCGAGCGTTTGCAAGCTCGCCTGTCGAGAATCGACCGCGATACCGTTGTGGCTCTGCTGGCCCAGCGCCCCGATATGACTCAGGCTGAGGCTGAGGCGGCGGTCGATCAGGTGCTGTCGGTGCGGAACCAGGTCGTCTCCCAAATTCGCAATGTGCAGGCGCGGGTTACGTCGGTTGTGAGCGGCATTATGTCCCGAATTCGCAACTATCTTGACTCCCTAGGTCGCCCCGAACTCAACTACTACGGCATCCGCCGCGATTTGCAGCAACTTTTGGATGACCCTCAAGCAGGTTTTGAGTCTCTCAAGGTACGTCTCGGTCAAGTCGATCGCGGCACGTTGGTAGCACTTATGAGTTCCCACGATGCGATCTCAGAGACCGATGCCAACCGCATCATCGACCAGATCGAAGATGTCCGTAACAGCGCTTTAAGCAAAGCCGAACAGCTCGAACATGCGGTTGAGAGCCGCTTGAGCGAGATCAAGCACCAGGCCTACCAGCAGGTGGAAGACACCCGTAAAACCGCCGCCGCGGCCTCCTGGTGGATCTTTGCTACCGCTACGATTTCAGCCATCTTTGCTGCTATCGGCGGCGGTTGGGCAGCCGGGACCTAG
- a CDS encoding glucose-1-phosphate adenylyltransferase, translating into MNKVLGIVLGGGAGTRLYPLTKTRAKPAVPLGGKHRLIDIPISNCINSGISKIYVLTQFNSASLNAHISRAYSFSGFQQGFVEVLAAQQTPENLDWFQGTADAVRQYLPRFEDMDVDEYLILSGDHLYRMDYSDFVEHHRRTNADITLSVLPVDEAHASSFGLMKIDDSGRIINFSEKPKGDALKEMQVDTTTLGLSPEGAKEKPYIASMGIYLFKRDVLIDLLKQKPESPDFGKEIIPNSAKDHNVQAYLFNDYWEDIGTIESFFNANLALVKQPNPLFSFYDESAPIYTRARYLPPTKHLKCDITESMISEGCILKECRITNSIIGIRSRIESGCTIQDSLIMGADYYQDNFERRGSCDTARVPLGIGANTTIQHAIVDKNARIGCNVQILNKDRVEEAEREDEGFYIRSGIVVVLRGAVIPDDTII; encoded by the coding sequence GTGAATAAAGTATTAGGTATTGTGCTGGGCGGCGGTGCTGGAACCCGTCTCTATCCCCTGACCAAGACCCGGGCCAAGCCGGCGGTGCCCCTAGGTGGCAAACATAGGCTAATCGATATTCCCATTAGCAACTGCATCAACTCAGGTATCTCAAAAATTTACGTTCTCACTCAGTTTAACTCGGCTTCACTGAATGCACATATTTCTCGGGCCTACAGTTTTTCAGGCTTTCAGCAAGGTTTTGTAGAAGTATTGGCAGCCCAGCAAACCCCAGAAAATTTAGACTGGTTTCAGGGTACTGCCGATGCCGTGCGACAGTATCTGCCGCGCTTTGAAGACATGGATGTAGACGAGTATTTAATCTTGTCGGGCGACCACCTATATCGCATGGACTACAGCGATTTTGTGGAGCATCATCGACGCACCAACGCTGACATTACCCTGTCGGTGCTGCCGGTTGATGAGGCTCACGCCTCCAGTTTTGGGTTGATGAAAATTGACGATTCGGGTCGCATCATTAACTTTAGCGAAAAGCCCAAGGGTGATGCCCTCAAGGAGATGCAGGTCGATACGACCACCCTAGGCCTTTCCCCAGAAGGGGCCAAAGAAAAGCCATACATTGCCTCTATGGGCATCTATTTGTTTAAGCGAGACGTGTTAATCGATCTGCTTAAACAGAAGCCTGAATCACCTGATTTTGGTAAAGAGATTATTCCAAATTCTGCAAAAGATCACAATGTGCAGGCCTATCTCTTTAACGATTATTGGGAAGACATTGGTACGATCGAGTCGTTCTTTAACGCCAATTTGGCTCTAGTTAAGCAGCCTAACCCGCTGTTTAGCTTTTACGATGAGTCGGCCCCTATCTATACTCGCGCTCGCTACCTGCCACCTACCAAACACCTTAAGTGTGATATCACCGAGTCGATGATTAGCGAGGGCTGCATTCTTAAGGAGTGCCGCATTACCAACTCAATTATTGGCATTCGCTCTCGCATTGAGTCGGGCTGCACCATTCAAGACAGCCTGATTATGGGAGCTGACTATTACCAAGACAACTTTGAGCGCCGTGGTAGTTGTGACACGGCTAGAGTTCCCCTTGGTATTGGTGCCAACACCACCATTCAGCATGCCATTGTCGATAAGAATGCCCGCATTGGTTGCAATGTGCAAATTCTCAATAAAGACCGTGTTGAAGAGGCCGAACGCGAAGATGAAGGATTTTACATTCGCAGCGGTATTGTTGTTGTTCTGAGGGGGGCCGTTATCCCTGACGACACGATTATTTAG
- a CDS encoding PAS domain S-box protein has translation MSSAPLPNDEAGRLEALRRYEILDTPPEAGFDRITALAARLFNVPMALVSLVDESRAWFKSCYGFEGQEIQRHSTFCSHALLSEEVLVVPEARHDSRFANNPLVQDEPGLRFYAGAPLCNQDGFILGTLCVLDTQPRDDFGPNQRAMLADLAAMVVDELDLRLAAHRVDAIDQALLTITQGVATQTGDAFFAALVLHLTQTLGVDYAYIGLVEGDGQEAIQTLAACAQGQLVENFEYLLHHTPCHQVLLKRELCCYSSGVRVQFPEATLLHPLGIDSYAAIPFFDPEGIPLGLLGVMDSKPWSNVQLIKALLPIFALRIATELDRQRTDAARLQVQQDLEHLVVQRTAELSQTNHQLQLEIEERRQAETALAKEQELLRVLLENVQAGIVACDEVGILSLFNQAARDFHGLPESPLPPDQWADYYDLYHPDGKTPLGKEAIPLFRALQGERVVDAEMVIAPKGDKARTVLASGQAIASPDSSSKGAVVVMHDITERKQMENALRDSEARLFSIFETIPNGVVILDAQGQLVSANSAAEKILRLTRSNLASRAYNDPAWVITAIDGQPFKEEDLPFAQVMRTGAAVHGVEHAITHDDGTQSILCINASPLFDTEGHIANVVASISDITAQKQAEATLQASEERYRSVIETVAEGIVLQHADGSIFTCNASAEEILGLTAEQMMGRSSLDSRWSCTYEDGSPFAGDQHPAMVTLRTGEPQSNVVMGVHRPDGTLTWISINTRPLFHPNDPTPLAVVASFSNITARKLAEAERAQLIREQAARLDAEVGQFRSALLVDISTTLASLLNHTDTLERVADRVVPFFADWCAIDLLHLTQGPGQSLERVAMAHCDQTKVELGWQLHRQYPPSLDAPEGVPKILCTGQTQLVVEIPPAMLEAAAHDAKHLRLLQELGLKSCIIAPLIARGQTLGAISFVMAETGRRYTANDLALAENIAHQVAIAVDNARLYQAEQTARNEAEAANRIKDEFLAVLSHELRSPLNPILGWSQLLQKRSPDATTLTRGLQTIERNAKLQTQLIADLLDMSRILQGKLSLEVAPVQLQTVVEAAMETVRLAAEVKAIDMRTQFDPAVAPVMGDAGRLQQVVWNLLANAVKFTPEGGRIEIQLRAIIPTNHQAGLPTASSLAQAELTVTDTGKGIAPEVLPYIFERFRQADGKTTRQFGGLGLGLAIARQLVELHGGTITVASSGDNQGATFTVRLPLQRRLSNGLNGTDLASHPLSLGQANTLAGIRILVVEDEADARELLEFVLKQAGATVTAVASAEEVLKRLPSLDVDILVSDIAMPQMDGYMLMQQIQAELNRQGQRCKAIALTAYASDLDQRQALAAGFQRHISKPFESAELIEAIATLAAE, from the coding sequence ATGTCCTCAGCTCCCCTACCTAACGACGAAGCGGGACGGTTAGAAGCCCTGCGGCGCTACGAGATTTTAGATACTCCTCCCGAAGCTGGATTCGATCGCATCACCGCTTTGGCAGCACGATTGTTTAATGTGCCCATGGCCCTGGTTTCCTTGGTGGATGAATCTCGGGCTTGGTTTAAGTCTTGTTATGGGTTTGAGGGGCAAGAAATTCAGCGGCACAGTACGTTTTGTAGCCATGCGCTGCTGTCTGAAGAGGTGTTGGTCGTGCCTGAGGCGCGCCACGACAGCCGCTTCGCCAATAACCCCCTAGTGCAGGATGAGCCAGGGCTGCGCTTTTACGCTGGGGCACCCCTGTGCAACCAAGACGGTTTTATTTTGGGCACGCTTTGCGTGCTTGATACTCAGCCGCGAGACGATTTTGGCCCCAACCAGAGGGCGATGTTGGCAGATCTAGCCGCCATGGTGGTCGACGAACTCGACCTGCGTTTGGCGGCCCACCGGGTCGATGCGATCGACCAAGCCCTGCTGACGATCACTCAGGGGGTAGCCACCCAAACGGGGGATGCCTTTTTCGCGGCTCTGGTGCTGCATCTCACCCAGACCCTGGGGGTTGACTATGCCTACATCGGACTGGTCGAAGGCGACGGGCAAGAGGCCATTCAGACCCTTGCCGCCTGTGCCCAGGGGCAACTTGTCGAAAACTTTGAGTATCTACTGCACCACACTCCCTGTCATCAGGTGCTGCTTAAGCGCGAACTGTGCTGTTACTCCAGCGGCGTCAGGGTTCAGTTTCCCGAGGCGACGCTGCTGCACCCCCTGGGCATTGACAGCTACGCGGCGATTCCCTTTTTTGACCCCGAGGGCATTCCGCTGGGTCTGCTGGGGGTGATGGATAGCAAACCCTGGAGCAACGTGCAGCTGATCAAGGCGCTGCTGCCCATTTTTGCCCTGCGCATTGCCACCGAACTCGATCGCCAGCGCACCGATGCCGCTCGTCTCCAGGTGCAGCAAGACCTGGAGCACTTGGTGGTTCAACGCACCGCTGAACTCTCCCAAACCAATCACCAACTACAGCTAGAGATTGAAGAACGCAGGCAAGCTGAAACCGCCCTCGCAAAAGAGCAGGAGCTGCTGCGGGTGCTGCTCGAAAACGTGCAGGCGGGCATTGTAGCCTGCGATGAAGTGGGCATTTTAAGCCTGTTTAACCAGGCGGCGAGAGACTTTCACGGCCTGCCAGAATCCCCCCTGCCCCCCGACCAGTGGGCAGACTACTATGACCTCTACCATCCCGATGGCAAAACCCCCTTGGGCAAGGAGGCGATTCCGCTGTTTCGTGCGCTGCAGGGCGAACGCGTAGTCGATGCTGAGATGGTCATTGCTCCCAAGGGAGATAAGGCGCGCACGGTGTTAGCAAGCGGACAGGCGATCGCCTCCCCAGACAGCAGCAGCAAGGGGGCCGTGGTAGTGATGCACGACATCACCGAACGCAAACAAATGGAAAATGCGCTGCGCGACAGCGAGGCCCGGCTGTTTAGCATTTTTGAGACCATTCCCAATGGCGTGGTTATTCTTGATGCCCAGGGGCAGTTGGTCAGCGCCAACTCAGCCGCTGAGAAAATTTTGAGACTGACTCGCAGCAATCTGGCCAGTCGAGCCTACAACGACCCGGCCTGGGTCATTACTGCGATCGACGGGCAACCCTTTAAGGAAGAAGACCTACCCTTTGCCCAAGTGATGCGCACCGGAGCGGCGGTACATGGTGTGGAACATGCCATCACCCACGACGATGGCACGCAGAGCATTCTGTGCATCAATGCATCGCCGCTCTTTGATACCGAGGGACACATTGCCAATGTCGTTGCTTCAATTAGCGATATTACTGCCCAGAAGCAGGCGGAGGCTACCCTTCAGGCCTCTGAAGAACGCTATCGCTCGGTGATTGAAACGGTGGCCGAGGGCATTGTGCTACAGCATGCCGATGGCAGCATTTTTACCTGCAACGCTAGCGCCGAAGAGATCTTGGGGCTGACGGCTGAGCAAATGATGGGGCGCAGCTCCCTCGATTCCCGCTGGTCATGTACCTACGAGGATGGCTCTCCCTTTGCTGGCGATCAGCACCCGGCGATGGTCACGCTGCGCACCGGTGAACCGCAGTCTAACGTGGTTATGGGGGTACACAGACCCGATGGCACCCTTACCTGGATTTCGATTAACACCCGGCCGCTGTTTCATCCCAATGACCCGACGCCCCTTGCCGTAGTGGCCTCATTTTCGAACATTACTGCCCGCAAATTGGCCGAGGCTGAGCGGGCCCAGCTGATTCGAGAGCAGGCAGCTCGTCTCGATGCCGAAGTGGGTCAGTTTCGCTCAGCGCTCCTGGTGGATATTAGTACTACGCTGGCCTCGCTGCTCAACCATACAGACACCCTAGAACGGGTTGCCGATCGGGTGGTGCCGTTTTTTGCCGACTGGTGTGCAATTGATCTGCTGCACCTGACCCAAGGCCCAGGTCAGAGCCTTGAGCGGGTGGCGATGGCGCACTGCGATCAAACTAAGGTCGAGCTGGGCTGGCAGCTGCATCGACAATACCCACCGTCGCTGGATGCTCCAGAAGGAGTGCCCAAAATTTTGTGCACGGGCCAAACCCAACTGGTGGTTGAGATTCCGCCAGCGATGCTAGAGGCGGCCGCCCACGATGCTAAGCACCTGCGTTTGCTGCAAGAGCTAGGTCTGAAGTCTTGTATCATTGCCCCGCTGATTGCTCGGGGCCAAACCCTGGGAGCAATTTCCTTTGTGATGGCTGAAACTGGCCGCCGTTACACCGCCAATGACTTAGCCCTGGCCGAAAACATTGCCCATCAAGTGGCGATCGCGGTGGATAACGCCCGTCTCTACCAGGCAGAGCAAACCGCTCGCAACGAGGCTGAGGCGGCTAATCGCATCAAAGACGAGTTTTTGGCGGTGCTCTCCCACGAGCTGAGGTCGCCCCTTAACCCTATTTTGGGCTGGTCGCAGCTGCTGCAAAAGCGATCGCCCGATGCCACCACGCTGACGCGAGGGCTACAGACCATTGAGCGCAACGCCAAGCTGCAAACTCAGCTGATTGCCGATCTGCTCGATATGTCTCGCATTTTGCAGGGCAAGCTCAGCTTGGAGGTTGCGCCGGTACAGCTTCAGACCGTCGTTGAAGCGGCGATGGAAACCGTGCGGCTGGCGGCGGAGGTCAAGGCCATCGACATGCGCACTCAGTTTGACCCTGCGGTTGCCCCTGTGATGGGCGATGCCGGGCGGCTACAGCAGGTGGTTTGGAACCTGCTAGCCAATGCGGTGAAGTTTACCCCTGAGGGCGGCCGCATTGAGATTCAGCTGCGGGCCATTATTCCAACTAACCATCAGGCTGGGTTACCCACTGCCAGTTCCCTGGCTCAGGCTGAGCTGACGGTGACTGATACCGGCAAGGGCATTGCCCCAGAAGTGTTGCCCTACATTTTTGAGCGCTTTCGCCAGGCCGACGGCAAGACTACGCGCCAGTTTGGTGGGCTGGGGCTGGGGTTGGCGATCGCCCGGCAGCTGGTTGAGCTGCACGGGGGCACAATCACCGTGGCTAGCTCTGGCGATAACCAGGGTGCTACGTTTACTGTACGTTTGCCCCTTCAGCGCCGCCTAAGCAATGGGTTGAATGGTACAGATCTTGCATCCCACCCACTAAGTTTGGGTCAGGCAAATACACTGGCCGGGATCCGCATTTTGGTAGTTGAAGACGAAGCCGATGCCCGAGAGCTGCTGGAGTTTGTACTAAAGCAGGCCGGGGCTACCGTCACCGCTGTGGCCTCTGCTGAAGAGGTGCTGAAACGGTTGCCTAGTTTGGACGTAGACATCTTAGTCAGCGACATTGCCATGCCCCAAATGGATGGCTATATGCTGATGCAACAGATTCAGGCTGAGCTAAACCGTCAAGGCCAGCGCTGCAAAGCTATAGCGCTAACCGCCTATGCCAGCGATCTAGACCAGCGGCAGGCTCTCGCAGCGGGGTTCCAACGCCATATCAGCAAACCCTTTGAGTCTGCAGAACTGATTGAGGCGATCGCTACTCTAGCTGCTGAATAG
- a CDS encoding CsbD family protein, which translates to MSIQDRAEATGKNIQGKAQEAAGKVTGNTSDEVEGKSKQGESSAQHAKEDVKDQVKKIID; encoded by the coding sequence ATGAGCATTCAAGATAGAGCCGAAGCAACCGGCAAAAATATTCAAGGCAAAGCACAGGAAGCCGCTGGCAAAGTAACCGGCAATACTTCTGACGAAGTGGAAGGTAAGTCTAAGCAGGGTGAATCTAGTGCCCAGCATGCCAAAGAGGATGTCAAAGATCAAGTCAAAAAAATCATTGATTAG
- a CDS encoding SDR family NAD(P)-dependent oxidoreductase — MELGIKDKVAVITGGDSGIGRATAKLLAHEGVKVALIDKTTTQLQDTVDEVSAIGEALAVQADLRSLADIEAAQKEILSHFGQVDILVNCAGITGATGDFLDIGDDDWQQALDINLMGAVRVCRTFIPAMREAGWGRVVLVASEDAVQPYIDEMPYCASKAGVLNFAKNLSKAYAQDGVLVNSVAPAFIATPMTDAMMEQRAKKMGTTVDQAIATFLDEERPHLELKRRGKAEEVAAVIAFLCSQQSSFVVGANYRVDGGSVAGVGL, encoded by the coding sequence ATGGAGCTTGGCATTAAAGACAAAGTGGCTGTCATCACTGGTGGCGATTCTGGCATTGGCCGCGCTACCGCTAAGCTGTTGGCCCATGAAGGGGTAAAAGTTGCCCTGATTGACAAGACAACGACCCAGCTTCAGGACACGGTCGATGAGGTGAGTGCGATCGGTGAAGCCTTGGCGGTGCAGGCCGATCTGCGCAGCCTAGCCGACATCGAAGCCGCCCAGAAGGAAATTTTGAGCCACTTTGGTCAGGTCGATATCTTGGTCAATTGTGCAGGTATTACTGGGGCTACGGGTGACTTTCTCGACATTGGCGATGACGATTGGCAACAGGCGCTAGACATCAATCTGATGGGTGCTGTGCGCGTGTGCCGCACGTTTATCCCCGCGATGCGAGAGGCGGGCTGGGGGCGAGTGGTACTAGTGGCCTCTGAAGACGCGGTGCAGCCCTACATCGATGAAATGCCCTACTGTGCCTCTAAAGCTGGGGTATTAAACTTTGCTAAAAACTTGTCTAAAGCCTACGCCCAAGACGGCGTGTTGGTGAACTCGGTGGCTCCAGCCTTTATTGCCACTCCAATGACCGACGCCATGATGGAGCAGCGGGCTAAAAAAATGGGCACCACCGTTGACCAAGCGATCGCTACTTTTCTCGACGAAGAGCGGCCTCACTTAGAGCTTAAGCGCCGGGGCAAAGCCGAAGAGGTTGCGGCGGTAATTGCATTCCTCTGCTCTCAGCAGTCGAGCTTTGTGGTGGGAGCCAACTACCGAGTCGATGGTGGTTCGGTGGCTGGCGTAGGGTTGTAG
- a CDS encoding response regulator, whose translation MCTPSDFRILVVDDIEDNLFLLRTVLETEGYEVETAGNGGSALAKVENAPPDLILMDVMMPDMNGYEVTKKIRQNPALPQMPILIVTAYDTLQTSQGLALEPNNFIRKPIEFDQLLTKVAALLEANHHH comes from the coding sequence GTGTGTACCCCCTCTGATTTTCGTATTCTTGTCGTCGATGACATAGAAGATAATTTGTTTTTGTTGAGAACTGTTTTAGAAACAGAAGGCTATGAAGTTGAGACCGCCGGCAATGGTGGATCGGCTCTAGCCAAGGTTGAGAATGCTCCTCCCGACCTAATTTTGATGGATGTGATGATGCCAGATATGAATGGCTATGAAGTCACTAAAAAGATCCGGCAAAATCCCGCCCTCCCTCAAATGCCAATTTTGATTGTTACAGCCTATGACACTCTCCAAACCAGTCAAGGGCTGGCGTTGGAGCCCAACAATTTTATTCGCAAGCCGATCGAGTTTGACCAGTTGCTCACCAAGGTTGCAGCCCTGCTTGAAGCCAACCATCACCACTAA
- a CDS encoding phosphoadenylyl-sulfate reductase, producing MSDVALLPSKRQAAPVLDLDAINREWGEADATSLVQWGHSTFGDGLVLSTSFGIQSAVMLHLVTQVVPQIPIIWVDTGYLPVETYRFAEDLTTRLNLNLKVYQSPLSPARMEALHGRLWEQHDVEALNRYDKIRKVEPMQRALGDLNATAWLTGLRSNQTDHRKSLGRVGQQGGRYKLLPILKWTSKDVYDYLVAHDLPYHPLFDQGYVTVGDWHSSRPITAADDNERDTRFKGLKQECGLHLPQSPEEAASLDSSSL from the coding sequence ATGTCAGATGTCGCACTCTTGCCTAGCAAGAGGCAGGCTGCCCCCGTTCTTGACCTCGATGCTATCAATCGAGAGTGGGGAGAGGCTGACGCCACCAGTTTGGTGCAGTGGGGCCACAGTACCTTTGGTGACGGTCTGGTTCTCAGCACTAGCTTTGGCATTCAGTCGGCGGTGATGCTGCATCTGGTGACACAGGTGGTGCCTCAGATTCCAATTATTTGGGTTGATACTGGCTATCTACCGGTTGAAACGTACCGTTTTGCTGAAGACCTCACGACCCGCCTCAACCTCAATCTTAAGGTCTACCAGTCACCCCTCAGTCCGGCCCGCATGGAAGCACTGCACGGCCGCCTTTGGGAGCAGCATGACGTAGAGGCGCTAAACCGCTACGACAAAATTCGTAAGGTAGAGCCCATGCAGCGAGCCTTGGGCGATCTCAATGCCACGGCTTGGCTTACTGGGCTGCGATCGAACCAGACCGACCACCGCAAGTCGCTGGGGCGGGTGGGCCAGCAAGGGGGGCGTTACAAGCTGCTGCCCATTCTCAAGTGGACCTCTAAGGATGTGTACGACTACTTGGTGGCCCATGACTTGCCCTACCACCCGCTGTTTGATCAGGGCTATGTGACCGTGGGCGATTGGCACTCTAGCCGCCCGATCACGGCGGCTGACGACAACGAACGCGACACCCGTTTTAAGGGGCTCAAGCAAGAATGTGGTCTGCACCTGCCTCAGTCGCCTGAGGAGGCGGCCAGCTTAGACTCTAGTTCGCTGTAG